From the Spiroplasma sp. BIUS-1 genome, one window contains:
- the dnaA gene encoding chromosomal replication initiator protein DnaA has translation MTNVALWKKIKEWLISSDLIEPNVYEEYVKNASVEDLSENQKAIVVSKDLSKYYLESIGSELKDKISEILEKDTSITFLSKEEFKKEKKISEIIIKKKKNNKGKEFIFESFISGKSNSEAFNASKAVISSLGNKWNPLFIYGDSGLGKTHLLKAICNELNSVDEDLNVKYYASNDFRKEILDSLLGGFKEIEQTKFQMNEIDVLLIDDIQFLANSGKTNEIFFNIFNSFIEEGKQIVITSDKFPELLNGFDKRLVSRFNQGLSVKIEAPDLDTALKIVDYKTNASNLKLDKESKKYIASHFGSDVRKIEGIINKIEFKLIQDKETYGEVIELDTIQKLLEDYSYAPGGEITVQKIKNVVAQNYGVTVKSIDAKNKFSSVVLARHVSMYLTNELMKKNYSEIGILFGGKDHTTVINACNKIKKALNEDKIFKATLKKIKKEIVS, from the coding sequence ATGACAAACGTAGCTTTATGAAAAAAAATTAAAGAATGACTCATATCTTCTGACTTAATTGAACCTAATGTATACGAAGAGTATGTAAAGAATGCTTCAGTTGAAGATCTTTCAGAAAATCAAAAAGCTATAGTAGTTAGTAAAGACCTTTCTAAATACTATTTAGAAAGTATTGGTTCTGAATTAAAAGATAAAATTAGTGAAATCTTAGAAAAAGATACAAGCATTACTTTTTTATCAAAAGAAGAATTCAAAAAAGAGAAAAAAATTAGTGAAATTATAATAAAGAAGAAAAAAAATAATAAGGGTAAAGAGTTCATTTTCGAAAGTTTCATATCTGGTAAAAGTAATAGCGAAGCATTTAATGCTTCTAAAGCTGTTATAAGCAGTTTAGGAAATAAATGAAATCCATTATTTATATATGGAGATTCTGGTTTAGGTAAAACACACTTACTTAAAGCAATATGTAATGAATTAAATAGTGTAGATGAAGATTTAAATGTTAAATATTACGCATCAAACGATTTTAGAAAAGAAATCTTGGATTCATTACTTGGTGGTTTTAAAGAAATAGAACAAACTAAATTCCAAATGAATGAAATAGATGTTTTATTAATTGACGATATACAATTCTTAGCAAATAGCGGTAAAACAAATGAGATTTTTTTCAACATTTTCAACTCATTTATAGAAGAGGGTAAACAAATAGTTATAACTTCTGATAAATTTCCTGAGTTATTAAATGGTTTTGATAAAAGACTTGTCTCAAGATTTAACCAAGGGTTAAGTGTTAAAATTGAAGCACCTGATTTAGATACGGCTTTAAAAATAGTAGACTATAAAACAAATGCTTCAAATTTAAAATTGGACAAAGAATCTAAAAAATATATTGCTTCACATTTTGGATCTGATGTAAGAAAAATTGAAGGAATAATAAATAAAATAGAATTTAAATTAATACAAGATAAAGAAACTTATGGGGAAGTTATTGAATTAGATACTATCCAAAAACTACTTGAAGATTATTCATATGCCCCAGGTGGTGAAATAACTGTTCAAAAAATTAAGAATGTTGTTGCACAAAACTATGGTGTTACAGTGAAATCGATAGATGCTAAGAATAAGTTTTCAAGTGTAGTTTTAGCAAGACATGTTTCTATGTATTTAACAAATGAATTGATGAAAAAAAACTATTCAGAGATAGGTATATTATTTGGTGGTAAAGATCATACAACTGTTATAAATGCATGTAACAAAATTAAAAAAGCTTTAAATGAAGATAAAATATTTAAAGCTACTTTGAAAAAAATTAAAAAGGAAATTGTTTCTTAA
- the dnaN gene encoding DNA polymerase III subunit beta, with protein MFFSVNRLVFIEEINKCNRIIDPKAPTPSLSGILLEVETDKISLISSNTSMSIKTTIDMGNSDLLIKQTGSILIRGKYFLEILRRMDDDVINISSVEENLVSLSGEKSEFSLNILNYVDYPAFAFREKGDNVTVNNIDLKKSLNQTIISVNEWNQKIVLAGLNFALDNSLFYITGTDGFRVSRKRIQLLGDIPEKFETNIPHKSILEIIKLLPEKGECKIVSVDSHVTFIINNTIFQTTILEGQFPNVNAVFPTDFNTTLYMDNKKFFKLISRADIPSEDNASTVVNLILSDDSIFIKSNIHQIGSFEEVFKEFEIKGLDEQNICFNSKYLIDSLKTFETKNIEINLIDSKKPIVISSAEDMNLSQIILPMFSN; from the coding sequence ATGTTCTTTAGTGTGAATAGATTGGTGTTTATTGAAGAAATTAACAAGTGTAACAGGATTATAGATCCTAAAGCTCCTACACCAAGTTTATCTGGGATATTATTAGAAGTTGAAACTGATAAGATATCTTTAATATCTTCAAACACTTCTATGTCAATAAAAACAACTATTGATATGGGTAATAGTGATTTATTAATTAAACAAACTGGAAGTATCTTAATAAGAGGTAAATATTTTTTAGAGATTTTAAGAAGAATGGATGATGATGTTATAAACATATCTAGCGTTGAAGAGAATCTTGTTTCTTTATCTGGTGAAAAATCAGAGTTTTCATTAAATATATTAAATTATGTTGACTACCCTGCTTTTGCTTTTAGAGAAAAAGGAGATAATGTTACTGTTAATAACATTGATCTTAAAAAAAGTTTGAACCAAACAATTATTTCAGTTAACGAATGAAATCAGAAAATAGTTTTGGCTGGTTTAAATTTTGCTTTAGATAATTCTTTATTTTATATAACTGGAACAGATGGTTTTAGAGTATCAAGAAAAAGAATTCAACTTCTTGGAGATATACCTGAAAAATTTGAAACTAATATACCTCATAAAAGTATTTTAGAAATAATAAAATTACTTCCTGAAAAAGGTGAATGTAAAATAGTTTCTGTTGATAGTCATGTGACTTTTATTATAAACAACACTATTTTTCAAACAACAATATTAGAAGGACAATTTCCAAATGTTAATGCAGTTTTCCCAACTGACTTTAACACTACTTTATACATGGACAATAAAAAATTCTTTAAACTTATTTCAAGAGCAGACATTCCAAGTGAAGATAATGCATCAACAGTTGTAAATTTAATTTTAAGTGATGATAGTATTTTTATTAAATCAAATATTCATCAAATAGGAAGTTTTGAAGAAGTTTTTAAAGAGTTTGAAATAAAAGGATTAGATGAACAAAATATTTGTTTTAATTCTAAATATCTAATTGATTCATTAAAAACATTTGAAACAAAAAATATAGAAATAAATCTTATAGATTCAAAAAAACCAATAGTGATATCTTCTGCTGAAGATATGAATTTGAGTCAAATAATATTGCCAATGTTTTCAAATTAA
- the gyrB gene encoding DNA topoisomerase (ATP-hydrolyzing) subunit B produces the protein MEDNKYGASQIQVLEGLEAVRKRPGMYIGNTNKAGLHHMIWEILDNSVDEALAGYCNEISIFITDENEIIIQDNGRGIPIDIHPKTGKTTLETIFNVLHAGGKFDESTYKVSGGLHGVGASVVNALSLYVEAMISRDGKIYHQKFSEGGTKSSQIKEIGVSDSNGSIIKFKPDPEIFKETTEFDFKVIQGKIRQLAFLNKKLKLNLYDQRTDKYLTYIFEDGIKDYIKEINSGKEKVHDEIFYVSDNSNDIEVEVSIQYNETYDENVYSFCNNIFTSEGGSHEEGFKSSLLKSINSYVNDLKNFKGNKFTWDDLKEGIVSVISIKHRDPLYEGQTKAKLSNNDAKEAVSEVLSEAFKEFLLKNPNDAKKIIEKVLVSQKARKAAQRAREDTRRKSAIDNFSLPGKLADCESKDIEECELYLVEGDSAGGSAKTGRNRKTQAILSLRGKVLNVEKVKQSKVFDNNEIQSIIAAVGIGVKNDINLKKLRYGKIIIMTDADVDGAHIRVLLLTFFYRYMKELILNGNIYIAQPPLYKIDAGKNNVDYAYNDLELETLKEEKYKDLKYTIQRYKGLGEMDPIQLWETTMDPERRTMIQIKVEDAFLANEVFSSLMGENVDLRKQFITENAQFVENIDI, from the coding sequence ATGGAAGATAATAAGTATGGAGCTAGTCAAATCCAAGTTCTTGAAGGATTAGAAGCTGTTAGAAAAAGACCAGGTATGTATATTGGAAATACAAACAAAGCTGGTCTACATCATATGATTTGAGAAATACTAGACAACTCTGTGGATGAAGCGTTAGCTGGTTATTGTAATGAAATATCTATTTTTATTACAGATGAAAATGAAATAATAATACAAGATAATGGTAGAGGTATTCCAATCGATATTCACCCTAAAACAGGTAAAACAACATTGGAAACAATTTTTAACGTTCTACATGCTGGTGGTAAATTTGATGAATCTACTTATAAAGTTTCAGGAGGACTACATGGAGTTGGTGCTTCAGTAGTTAATGCCCTTTCTTTATATGTTGAAGCTATGATTTCAAGAGATGGAAAAATATATCACCAAAAGTTTTCTGAAGGTGGAACAAAGTCAAGTCAAATTAAAGAAATAGGAGTTTCTGATTCAAATGGTTCAATAATTAAATTTAAACCAGATCCAGAAATTTTTAAAGAAACTACAGAATTTGATTTCAAAGTTATTCAAGGAAAAATTAGACAACTTGCTTTCTTGAATAAAAAACTTAAATTAAATTTATATGATCAAAGAACAGATAAATATTTAACATATATTTTTGAAGATGGAATTAAAGATTACATCAAAGAAATAAATAGTGGAAAAGAAAAAGTTCATGATGAAATTTTTTATGTGTCTGATAATTCAAATGATATTGAAGTTGAAGTTTCAATTCAATATAACGAGACTTATGATGAAAATGTTTATTCATTCTGTAACAATATCTTTACATCTGAAGGTGGTTCACATGAAGAAGGATTTAAAAGTTCACTTTTAAAATCTATTAACTCATATGTGAATGACTTAAAAAACTTCAAAGGAAATAAATTTACTTGAGATGATTTAAAAGAAGGAATAGTTTCTGTTATTTCTATTAAACATAGAGATCCATTGTATGAAGGACAAACAAAAGCTAAACTTTCAAATAACGACGCTAAAGAAGCTGTATCTGAAGTTTTAAGTGAAGCTTTCAAAGAATTTTTATTAAAAAATCCAAATGATGCCAAAAAAATTATTGAGAAAGTTTTAGTTTCTCAAAAGGCAAGAAAAGCAGCACAAAGAGCTAGAGAAGATACAAGAAGAAAATCTGCTATAGATAATTTTTCATTACCCGGTAAATTAGCAGATTGTGAATCAAAAGATATTGAAGAATGTGAATTATACTTAGTCGAAGGAGATTCAGCTGGTGGTAGTGCTAAAACTGGAAGAAATAGAAAAACTCAAGCTATCCTTTCTCTAAGAGGAAAAGTTTTAAATGTAGAAAAAGTTAAACAATCAAAAGTATTTGATAATAATGAAATACAATCTATTATTGCTGCAGTTGGTATTGGAGTTAAAAATGATATAAATCTTAAAAAATTAAGATATGGAAAAATAATAATAATGACTGATGCCGATGTCGATGGTGCACATATTAGAGTTTTACTTTTAACATTCTTTTATAGATATATGAAAGAACTTATTTTGAATGGGAATATTTACATTGCTCAACCACCTCTATACAAAATAGATGCTGGTAAAAATAATGTTGATTATGCATACAATGATTTAGAGTTAGAAACTTTAAAAGAAGAAAAATATAAAGATTTAAAATATACTATTCAAAGATATAAAGGACTTGGAGAAATGGATCCAATCCAATTATGAGAAACTACAATGGACCCTGAAAGAAGAACTATGATTCAAATTAAAGTTGAAGATGCTTTCTTAGCTAATGAAGTATTCTCAAGTTTAATGGGAGAAAATGTAGATCTTAGAAAACAATTTATAACTGAGAATGCTCAGTTTGTAGAAAATATTGATATTTAG
- the gyrA gene encoding DNA gyrase subunit A: MSDIKHGRILEIDIKNEVEKDFLEYSMSVIVSRALPDLKDGLKPVHRRIIYAMNDLKITSDSPHKKSARIVGEVIGKYHPHGDSSVYEAMVRMSQDFSYRYPLVEGHGNFGSIDGDGAAAMRYTEARLAKIASVLLKDIDMDTVPFIDNYDASEREPKYLTGYFPNLLVNGATGIAVGMATNIPPHNLREVTKAIVEYIKNDQITIDEILQYIKGPDFPTGALMTNGKSMIDGYKTGKGNLIIRSKIDIEDNGKNQRIVVSEIPYQTNKLKIVEKIAELYKNKMISGISDIRDESNYEGIRIVVELQKNSNPQLIIKKLYKYTNLQSSFAINMLSLNNGIPVVLNIKDIIKFYVKHQIEIIVKRSVFEKNKLNARLHILNAIRITLDNIDEIIKIIKDSKTTEVANEKLFEKFGFDEKQSKAILDMRLQRLVGLEREKVELDIKNIEIRISELEELLASKEKQDDLLIKQLEDIAQKYGDDRRTKIIEEDETQIDEEELIQDSQMLITLSEEGYIRRLSNEDFKTQKRGGKGVIINSTQDDNIVIAKVGKTKDDVLFFTDEGKVYRIKGYNITQFSRNARGVPVINFIGINSSEKVTSILSLKDKKNIYKYLLFVTQKGIVKKVEIDEFSRINNFGKIAINLDDGDKLVSVIPTVGGTEILIASQNGKIIKVNENDFRPMSRSSRGVKGMGLDKNDSVVSSCSSYKNECVATISEKGIVKKTLISEYNIFGRGAKGVVGMKLSDKTGKFKSVLPIRETDEILMISSKGKIIKIGAQDINLQSRNSTGVIGFNLEEDETITASTLEWNKGE; this comes from the coding sequence ATGAGCGATATCAAACATGGACGTATTTTAGAAATTGATATAAAGAACGAAGTTGAAAAAGATTTTTTAGAATACTCAATGAGTGTTATTGTAAGTCGTGCCCTTCCAGATCTAAAAGATGGATTAAAACCAGTTCATAGAAGAATCATTTATGCAATGAATGATTTAAAAATCACTTCAGATTCACCACACAAAAAATCAGCACGTATTGTTGGTGAAGTTATTGGTAAATATCACCCACATGGTGATTCATCAGTTTACGAAGCAATGGTAAGGATGTCACAAGATTTTTCATATAGATATCCTTTAGTTGAAGGTCATGGTAACTTTGGATCTATCGATGGTGATGGAGCTGCTGCTATGCGTTATACTGAAGCAAGATTGGCAAAAATTGCATCAGTATTATTGAAAGATATTGATATGGATACAGTTCCTTTCATAGATAACTATGATGCATCTGAAAGAGAACCAAAATATTTAACTGGGTATTTTCCAAACCTACTAGTTAATGGAGCTACAGGTATTGCAGTTGGTATGGCTACAAACATACCTCCACATAACCTTAGAGAAGTTACAAAAGCTATAGTGGAATATATAAAAAATGATCAAATTACAATTGATGAAATTTTACAATATATTAAAGGTCCTGATTTTCCAACTGGAGCTTTAATGACAAATGGTAAAAGTATGATTGATGGTTATAAAACTGGAAAAGGAAATTTAATCATTAGATCAAAAATCGATATTGAAGATAATGGTAAAAATCAAAGAATTGTTGTAAGTGAGATTCCTTATCAAACAAACAAATTAAAAATTGTTGAAAAGATAGCTGAACTTTATAAAAATAAAATGATAAGTGGAATATCAGATATTAGAGATGAATCTAACTATGAAGGAATTAGAATTGTTGTTGAACTACAAAAAAATTCAAATCCTCAACTTATAATTAAAAAGTTATATAAGTATACAAACTTACAATCAAGTTTTGCAATTAACATGTTATCTCTAAATAATGGAATACCTGTTGTTTTAAATATTAAAGACATAATTAAATTTTATGTTAAACATCAAATTGAAATTATTGTTAAAAGAAGTGTATTTGAAAAAAATAAATTAAATGCAAGATTACATATTTTAAATGCAATAAGAATTACTTTAGATAACATTGATGAAATTATAAAAATAATTAAAGACTCAAAAACAACTGAAGTTGCAAATGAAAAATTATTTGAGAAATTTGGATTTGATGAAAAACAATCTAAAGCAATTTTAGATATGAGACTTCAAAGATTAGTTGGACTTGAAAGAGAAAAAGTTGAATTAGATATTAAAAATATCGAAATTAGAATTTCTGAATTAGAAGAGCTTTTAGCTTCAAAAGAAAAACAAGATGATCTTCTAATAAAACAACTTGAAGATATTGCACAAAAATATGGTGATGACAGAAGAACAAAAATCATTGAAGAAGATGAAACTCAAATTGATGAGGAAGAATTAATTCAAGATTCACAAATGTTAATAACTTTATCAGAAGAAGGATACATTAGAAGATTGTCTAATGAAGATTTCAAAACACAAAAACGTGGTGGTAAAGGTGTAATTATAAATTCAACTCAAGACGATAATATAGTTATAGCTAAAGTTGGTAAAACAAAAGATGACGTATTATTTTTCACTGACGAAGGAAAAGTTTATAGAATCAAAGGTTATAACATTACTCAATTTTCAAGAAACGCAAGAGGAGTTCCTGTTATTAATTTCATAGGAATTAACTCTTCAGAAAAAGTTACATCAATTTTATCTTTAAAAGATAAAAAGAATATTTATAAATATTTATTATTTGTAACTCAAAAAGGAATTGTTAAAAAAGTTGAAATTGATGAATTTAGTAGAATAAATAATTTTGGTAAAATTGCAATCAATTTAGATGATGGAGATAAATTAGTTTCTGTTATTCCAACTGTTGGAGGAACTGAAATTTTAATTGCGTCTCAAAACGGAAAAATCATAAAAGTTAATGAGAATGATTTCAGACCAATGTCTAGATCTTCACGTGGAGTTAAAGGTATGGGTCTAGATAAAAATGACTCAGTTGTATCTTCATGTTCAAGTTATAAAAACGAATGTGTTGCAACTATATCAGAAAAAGGAATTGTTAAAAAAACACTTATAAGTGAATACAATATTTTTGGTAGAGGTGCTAAAGGTGTTGTTGGTATGAAGCTTAGTGATAAAACAGGTAAGTTTAAATCAGTTTTACCAATAAGAGAAACAGATGAAATTCTTATGATTTCATCAAAAGGAAAGATAATAAAGATTGGTGCGCAAGACATTAATCTTCAATCAAGAAATTCAACAGGAGTAATAGGTTTCAATTTAGAAGAAGATGAAACAATTACTGCATCAACATTAGAATGAAATAAAGGTGAATAA
- the serS gene encoding serine--tRNA ligase, translating to MLDINKIESDFEKVSQDLAKRNKDFKSELNELVELNSQRKKITFEVEELKAEKNKISKEIGLLARENKKEEIEKLKNEVSEINNKIEKLDASLKNIETDLNSKLSYIPNIPNENIPLGKDEEDNVEIKKWNSDNLKTNGGAHWEIASKLNLVDFELGSKLSGSRFVVYTNKGAKMIRALTDILISRHTQNGYKEMWLPLIVNKENMYGTGQLPKFEEDAYKVDDQYLIPTSEVPLTNTVRERILDKKELPMYLTAFTQCFRREAGSAGRDTKGLIRLHQFNKVEMVKITDSKSSYEELEKMLLDAEDCLQLFNLPYRVVELCGGDIGFSSAKTYDLEVWFPNQNKYREISSCSNCLDFQAKRIMTRYKNDEGKNQYVHTLNGSGLAVDRLFAAIMENYYDGEKLILPEVLRPYFGNEEFLK from the coding sequence ATGTTAGACATTAATAAAATCGAAAGTGACTTTGAAAAAGTTAGTCAAGACTTAGCAAAAAGAAATAAAGATTTTAAAAGTGAGTTAAATGAATTAGTAGAATTAAATTCACAAAGAAAAAAAATCACTTTTGAAGTTGAAGAATTGAAAGCTGAAAAAAATAAGATCTCAAAAGAAATTGGATTACTTGCAAGAGAAAATAAAAAAGAAGAAATTGAAAAATTAAAAAATGAAGTTTCTGAAATAAATAATAAAATTGAAAAACTTGATGCAAGTTTAAAAAACATTGAAACAGATTTAAATTCAAAGTTAAGCTATATTCCAAATATACCAAATGAAAATATTCCTCTTGGAAAAGATGAAGAAGACAATGTTGAAATTAAAAAATGAAACTCAGACAATTTAAAAACAAATGGAGGAGCTCATTGAGAAATAGCTTCTAAATTAAATCTAGTAGATTTTGAATTAGGTTCAAAATTATCTGGATCAAGATTTGTTGTTTATACAAACAAGGGAGCTAAAATGATAAGAGCTCTGACTGATATATTAATTTCTAGACATACACAAAACGGTTATAAAGAAATGTGACTACCATTAATTGTTAATAAAGAAAACATGTATGGTACAGGACAACTTCCTAAATTTGAAGAGGATGCTTATAAAGTTGATGATCAATATCTGATTCCAACTTCAGAGGTACCTTTGACAAATACTGTTAGAGAAAGAATTCTAGATAAAAAAGAATTACCAATGTATCTAACTGCATTCACTCAATGTTTTAGAAGAGAAGCTGGAAGTGCAGGAAGAGACACAAAAGGATTAATCAGACTACACCAATTTAATAAAGTGGAAATGGTAAAAATAACAGATTCAAAAAGCTCTTATGAAGAGTTAGAAAAAATGTTATTAGATGCAGAAGATTGTTTACAATTATTTAATCTACCTTATAGAGTTGTGGAGTTGTGTGGTGGAGATATAGGTTTCTCTTCTGCAAAAACTTATGATTTAGAAGTTTGATTTCCAAATCAAAACAAATACAGAGAAATCTCATCATGTTCAAATTGCTTAGACTTTCAAGCAAAAAGAATTATGACAAGATATAAAAACGACGAAGGAAAAAATCAGTATGTACATACTCTAAATGGATCAGGACTTGCAGTTGATAGATTATTTGCTGCAATAATGGAAAATTATTACGATGGAGAAAAACTAATTCTACCTGAAGTACTAAGACCATATTTTGGAAATGAAGAATTTTTAAAATAA
- a CDS encoding deaminase yields MDNIFNVLNKEITKCSKTKDVPVAALILNNKNEVIHKDSNTRQKNFNFTDHAEVKVLNKIYKKLKTKNLKEYTLVTTLKPCLMCLTVIEEANIKKVMYYLDNLKCNYNKLTTNIEFVKIGSVEETEYFEKQLKEFFSQLRK; encoded by the coding sequence ATGGATAATATTTTTAATGTTTTAAATAAAGAAATAACAAAGTGTTCTAAAACTAAAGATGTTCCAGTGGCTGCTTTAATTTTAAATAATAAAAATGAAGTAATTCACAAAGACTCCAACACAAGACAAAAAAACTTTAATTTCACTGATCACGCAGAAGTTAAAGTTTTAAATAAAATTTATAAAAAGTTAAAAACAAAAAACCTAAAAGAATATACATTAGTTACAACACTAAAACCCTGTTTAATGTGTTTAACAGTTATAGAAGAAGCTAATATAAAAAAAGTTATGTACTACTTAGACAATTTAAAATGTAATTATAATAAGTTAACTACAAACATTGAATTTGTTAAGATAGGTAGTGTTGAAGAAACAGAATATTTCGAAAAACAATTAAAGGAATTCTTTTCTCAATTAAGGAAATAA
- the dnaX gene encoding DNA polymerase III subunit gamma/tau, which produces MENKKSLYREYRPKNFDQVAGHEGIKEILISQIKSNSFGHALLFSGQRGTGKTSIAKIFSKVVNCQNLDNYNPCDECLSCKEFNNNSHADIFEIDAASNNGVEEIRNIKANVSLMPSFSKYKVYIIDEVHMLSNSAFNALLKTLEEPPKHVLFVLATTEFSKIPATIISRCQLFNFKRIAQRSLEDKIKEICNLEGKEISEEALNEIYYMSDGSLRDALNYLEQSLTIASEKVTTDILKKIFYIATKNEKINIIKNVIEGNSKEIISYFENANNQGIDFQTMTLSLLDILKEIIEVKLTGDKKFLNNLNEEEFIYFENKPITKIFELSDNIADSYTKSKNSSISFQYILINILKSVNKETLISVSNNTEENSYSEQNLNIQEVHNKIIVEEPVIKEVVSEEQRNDENVIEENIFEQPMIEQPMIEEPIVEEPIVEEPIIEEPKIEEKENEEQPVESLESRNENDIQEFLNSDDESKFLKLQMKLLISESNMYKKVIDFSNDQIINVLVGANKEARNYFDNKFNDIFQTQLMLGDQNFIENFIMFYGSKITAASQDELILVCDERTISKWINNKLQNEKTRQAIFDYFGIDVKIISIDKKRWAEIKVDFMSRKQENKLEAYKKVESKDFYQTLVLESDQEENEYLKRAKELLGNQNIKVVN; this is translated from the coding sequence ATGGAAAATAAAAAATCACTTTATAGAGAATATAGACCGAAAAATTTTGATCAAGTTGCTGGTCATGAAGGTATAAAAGAAATATTAATATCTCAAATAAAATCAAATTCTTTTGGACATGCCCTACTTTTTTCTGGTCAAAGAGGTACTGGTAAAACATCTATAGCAAAAATATTTTCTAAAGTAGTTAATTGCCAAAACTTAGATAATTATAATCCATGTGACGAATGTTTGAGTTGTAAGGAATTTAACAATAACTCTCATGCAGATATTTTTGAAATTGATGCAGCTTCAAATAATGGTGTAGAAGAAATTAGAAATATAAAAGCAAATGTTTCTTTAATGCCAAGTTTTTCTAAATACAAAGTTTATATAATCGATGAAGTTCATATGTTATCTAACTCTGCTTTTAATGCACTATTAAAAACATTAGAAGAACCACCAAAGCATGTTCTTTTTGTTTTAGCTACAACAGAGTTCTCAAAAATTCCAGCCACAATAATATCAAGATGTCAGTTATTTAATTTCAAAAGAATAGCACAAAGATCTTTAGAAGACAAAATTAAAGAGATATGTAATCTTGAAGGTAAAGAGATAAGCGAAGAAGCTCTAAATGAAATATACTACATGTCAGACGGTTCTTTAAGAGATGCATTAAACTATCTAGAACAATCTTTAACTATTGCATCAGAAAAAGTAACAACAGATATTCTTAAAAAAATATTTTACATAGCTACTAAAAACGAAAAAATAAACATAATTAAAAATGTTATTGAAGGTAATTCGAAAGAAATAATTTCTTATTTTGAAAACGCAAACAATCAAGGAATTGATTTTCAAACAATGACTCTTAGTCTTCTTGATATATTAAAAGAAATAATTGAAGTTAAACTTACAGGAGATAAAAAGTTTTTAAATAATTTAAATGAAGAAGAGTTTATTTATTTTGAAAATAAACCAATAACTAAAATTTTTGAGCTTTCTGATAATATAGCAGACTCATATACAAAATCAAAAAACTCAAGTATTAGTTTTCAATACATACTTATAAATATATTAAAATCAGTAAACAAAGAAACACTTATAAGTGTTTCAAATAATACAGAAGAAAACTCTTATTCAGAACAAAATTTAAACATTCAAGAGGTACATAATAAAATAATTGTTGAAGAACCAGTTATTAAAGAAGTTGTTTCAGAAGAACAAAGAAATGACGAGAACGTTATTGAGGAAAATATTTTCGAACAACCAATGATCGAACAACCAATGATCGAAGAACCAATTGTCGAAGAACCAATTGTCGAAGAACCAATTATCGAAGAACCAAAGATTGAAGAAAAAGAAAATGAAGAACAACCTGTTGAAAGTTTAGAATCAAGAAATGAAAATGATATTCAAGAATTTTTAAATTCTGATGATGAATCAAAATTCTTGAAACTGCAAATGAAACTTCTTATATCAGAATCTAACATGTATAAAAAAGTAATTGATTTCTCAAACGATCAAATAATAAATGTTTTAGTTGGTGCTAATAAAGAAGCAAGAAATTATTTTGATAACAAATTTAATGATATATTTCAGACACAATTAATGTTGGGTGATCAAAACTTCATAGAAAACTTTATTATGTTTTACGGTTCAAAAATAACTGCAGCTAGTCAAGATGAGTTGATCCTGGTTTGTGATGAAAGAACAATTTCAAAATGAATAAACAATAAATTGCAAAATGAAAAAACAAGACAAGCTATCTTTGATTACTTCGGTATAGATGTAAAAATAATATCTATTGATAAAAAAAGATGAGCCGAAATTAAAGTGGACTTTATGAGTAGAAAACAAGAAAACAAACTTGAAGCTTACAAAAAAGTTGAAAGCAAAGATTTCTACCAGACATTAGTTTTAGAAAGTGACCAAGAAGAAAATGAATATCTTAAAAGAGCAAAAGAACTTTTAGGTAATCAAAATATTAAGGTTGTGAATTAA